The Paraburkholderia acidisoli genome contains a region encoding:
- a CDS encoding branched-chain amino acid ABC transporter permease, with product MLSAGLTLIFSLLGVLNFAHASFYMLGAYLGVTFAHGLGFGGALAAAPLAAGLAGAGFERALLRRVRPAGPLNALLLTFGAAWAMGEIVKLVWGLQPLAVNLPASLDGPLFTIGGAAFSRYRAFTMMVATAMLVGLYALLRCTTIGLVVRAALTHARAVEALGHDVPRVQTLVFALGSALAALAGAVAAPLFVVEPGMAESVGSIVFVVVVIGGLGSLGGAFVASITVGLLQTFAVASDATFGDLAARFGVPMSDAWRALTLAQVAPLLPYLLLVAMLAVRPRGLFGERGEAD from the coding sequence ATGCTCTCCGCAGGGCTCACACTAATCTTCAGCCTGCTGGGCGTGCTGAATTTCGCGCATGCGAGCTTCTACATGCTCGGCGCCTATCTCGGCGTGACCTTCGCGCACGGTCTCGGGTTCGGCGGCGCGCTCGCGGCCGCGCCGCTCGCAGCCGGGCTCGCGGGCGCGGGCTTCGAGCGCGCGCTGCTGCGGCGCGTGCGTCCGGCCGGACCGCTCAACGCGCTGTTGCTCACCTTCGGCGCGGCCTGGGCGATGGGCGAGATCGTCAAGCTCGTCTGGGGCTTGCAGCCGCTCGCCGTGAACTTGCCCGCGAGCCTCGACGGCCCGCTCTTCACGATCGGCGGCGCGGCGTTCTCGCGGTATCGCGCGTTCACGATGATGGTGGCCACGGCCATGCTCGTCGGGCTCTACGCCTTGCTGCGTTGCACGACAATCGGGCTCGTGGTGCGCGCGGCGCTCACGCACGCGCGCGCCGTCGAAGCGCTCGGCCACGACGTGCCGCGCGTGCAGACGCTGGTGTTCGCGCTCGGCTCGGCGCTCGCCGCGCTCGCGGGCGCGGTGGCCGCGCCGCTCTTCGTCGTCGAGCCGGGCATGGCCGAATCGGTTGGCTCGATCGTGTTCGTGGTGGTCGTGATCGGCGGCCTCGGTTCGCTCGGCGGCGCGTTCGTCGCGTCGATCACGGTCGGGCTGTTGCAGACCTTCGCCGTGGCCAGCGATGCGACGTTCGGCGATCTCGCCGCGCGCTTCGGCGTGCCGATGAGCGATGCCTGGCGAGCGCTCACGCTCGCGCAAGTGGCGCCGCTGCTGCCGTATCTGCTGCTCGTCGCGATGCTGGCGGTGCGCCCGCGCGGCCTGTTCGGCGAACGCGGCGAGGCCGATTGA
- a CDS encoding ABC transporter ATP-binding protein — protein sequence MTALLEVRDLRAWYGASQVLHGVDLHVRAGEVVALAGRNGSGRSTLAKALMSMVRAEGVRRFAGADLAPLRTFEIARRGLGYVAEQRDVFPTLTVDENLRLGLAACAGRFSIDEARELFPVLAGRRAARAGVLSGGEQQMLALARALVGAPDLLIVDEPTEGLSQQMAARVGDGLAALRARGVAVLLIEQRLALAPALADRVAVMGHGRIVFDGTPGALAQREDVVREWLGIG from the coding sequence ATGACCGCGCTGCTCGAAGTGCGCGATCTGCGCGCGTGGTACGGCGCGAGCCAGGTGCTGCACGGTGTCGACCTGCACGTGCGGGCGGGCGAGGTGGTCGCGCTCGCGGGGCGCAACGGCTCGGGCCGTTCGACGCTGGCGAAGGCGCTCATGTCGATGGTGCGCGCCGAGGGCGTGCGGCGCTTCGCGGGCGCCGACCTTGCGCCGCTGCGCACGTTCGAGATCGCGCGCCGCGGTTTGGGTTACGTGGCCGAGCAGCGCGACGTCTTCCCGACGCTGACCGTCGACGAAAACCTGCGCCTCGGTCTGGCCGCGTGCGCGGGCCGCTTTTCGATCGACGAGGCGCGCGAGCTGTTTCCCGTGCTCGCCGGGCGCCGCGCCGCGCGCGCCGGTGTGCTGTCCGGCGGCGAGCAGCAGATGCTCGCGCTGGCGCGGGCGCTGGTGGGCGCGCCCGACCTGCTGATCGTCGATGAACCGACGGAAGGCTTGTCGCAGCAAATGGCCGCGCGCGTGGGCGACGGTCTGGCGGCGTTGCGTGCCCGCGGCGTCGCGGTGTTGCTGATCGAGCAGCGGCTCGCGCTCGCGCCCGCGCTCGCCGATCGCGTCGCGGTAATGGGCCACGGGCGCATCGTGTTCGACGGCACGCCGGGCGCGCTCGCGCAACGCGAGGACGTCGTGCGCGAATGGCTCGGCATCGGTTGA
- a CDS encoding branched-chain amino acid ABC transporter permease — protein sequence MRDPRRAANAPSPRRTRRAALAPWLALAALLAGVLVLPPLCSAAFSPAHVPQGWLLAALAQAATMIVLALSYHLLLGETGLLSLGHAAPAGLGALAAAQLFSRHALPLPLLPLVGGAGGAAFGVLLALVAARRAGTAFAMITLGVGELVAAAAWALPDWFGGEAGVSIDRASGPAIAGWTFGPDREAYWLVVAWCVLASAAIYAISRTPYARLANAVRDNAVRAAALGASPTRVRATMIVLASAFAGIAGTLTLINVELAASESVGMMRSAAVLIATVTGGTASFLGPALGALVWVAFSVGVASVSRAWLLYVGLFFVVVVMKTPDGIAGWLARQRARLARDGWRRCRATWFAGALAAACATLACVIAIEWAYAWRFGIDDGDPANRAASAWLKFAAIVVAGALAWLANRYARAAAQAESAHADTAQEPPR from the coding sequence ATGCGTGACCCACGCCGCGCGGCGAACGCGCCTTCCCCTCGACGAACGCGCAGGGCCGCTCTTGCGCCGTGGCTCGCGCTCGCGGCGCTGCTCGCCGGGGTGCTCGTGTTGCCGCCGCTGTGCAGCGCCGCGTTTTCGCCCGCGCACGTGCCGCAAGGCTGGCTGCTCGCCGCGCTCGCGCAAGCCGCGACAATGATCGTTCTCGCGCTCTCGTACCACCTGTTGCTCGGCGAGACCGGGCTGCTGTCGCTCGGCCATGCGGCGCCCGCCGGGCTCGGTGCGCTCGCGGCGGCGCAACTGTTCAGCCGTCACGCGCTGCCCTTGCCGTTGCTGCCGCTCGTGGGCGGCGCGGGCGGGGCGGCGTTCGGCGTGTTGCTCGCGCTCGTCGCGGCGCGGCGCGCGGGCACCGCGTTCGCGATGATCACGCTCGGCGTGGGCGAACTCGTGGCCGCCGCGGCGTGGGCGCTGCCCGACTGGTTCGGCGGCGAGGCGGGCGTGTCGATCGACCGCGCGAGTGGGCCCGCCATCGCGGGCTGGACGTTCGGCCCCGACCGCGAGGCGTACTGGCTCGTCGTCGCGTGGTGCGTGCTCGCGAGCGCGGCCATCTACGCCATTTCGCGCACGCCGTACGCGCGCCTTGCCAACGCCGTGCGCGACAACGCCGTGCGTGCGGCGGCGCTCGGTGCTTCGCCCACACGCGTGCGCGCGACCATGATCGTGCTCGCCAGCGCGTTCGCGGGCATCGCGGGCACGCTCACGCTCATCAACGTGGAACTCGCGGCCTCGGAGAGCGTCGGCATGATGCGCTCGGCGGCCGTGCTGATCGCCACCGTCACCGGCGGTACGGCGTCGTTCCTCGGGCCGGCGCTCGGCGCGTTGGTGTGGGTCGCGTTCAGCGTGGGCGTGGCCAGCGTGTCGCGCGCGTGGCTGCTCTACGTGGGGCTCTTTTTCGTTGTCGTGGTGATGAAGACGCCGGACGGCATCGCGGGTTGGTTGGCGCGACAGCGCGCGCGGCTCGCGCGTGACGGCTGGCGGCGTTGTCGCGCGACGTGGTTCGCGGGCGCACTCGCGGCGGCGTGCGCGACGCTCGCCTGCGTGATCGCGATCGAATGGGCGTACGCGTGGCGTTTCGGGATCGACGACGGCGATCCGGCGAATCGCGCGGCATCGGCGTGGCTCAAGTTCGCGGCGATCGTGGTGGCGGGCGCGCTTGCCTGGCTCGCGAACCGCTATGCGCGCGCCGCGGCGCAAGCCGAAAGCGCCCATGCCGACACCGCGCAGGAGCCGCCGCGATGA
- a CDS encoding ABC transporter ATP-binding protein produces MSAPMTTASTNQANLALCLIGIEKRFGATAVLRGVDLEVRAGERHALIGPNGAGKSTLFSLIAGERRPSAGRVVLDGADVTRLSPAARSRRGLARSFQTTSVFARLSVIENLRCAVLASLHGGAGFAARWLGSRRVEARAHEVLDAIGLAGAAQREAGTLGYAGQRALDLGLALAGGARTLLLDEPTAGMNRAEAARAIDLIRATTAGKTLLLIEHDMDAVFGLADRVSVLVQGRVIATGTPAEIRADAAVREAYLGNFAGNFAGNFAGNIGHNIERDGAGGFTP; encoded by the coding sequence ATGAGCGCGCCGATGACGACCGCGTCGACGAACCAGGCGAACCTCGCGCTGTGCCTGATCGGCATCGAAAAGCGCTTCGGCGCGACGGCCGTGCTGCGCGGCGTCGATCTCGAGGTGCGCGCGGGCGAGCGCCACGCGCTGATCGGCCCGAACGGCGCGGGCAAGTCGACGCTCTTCAGCCTCATCGCGGGCGAGCGGCGGCCAAGCGCGGGCCGCGTCGTGCTCGACGGCGCCGACGTCACGCGCCTCTCGCCCGCCGCGCGCAGCCGTCGCGGCCTCGCGCGCAGCTTCCAGACCACCAGCGTGTTCGCGCGTTTGAGCGTGATCGAAAATTTACGCTGCGCCGTGCTCGCCTCGCTGCATGGCGGCGCGGGTTTTGCCGCGCGCTGGCTCGGTTCGCGGCGCGTGGAAGCGCGCGCGCACGAGGTGCTCGACGCCATCGGTCTCGCCGGCGCCGCGCAGCGCGAAGCCGGCACGCTCGGTTACGCCGGGCAGCGCGCGCTCGATCTCGGCCTCGCGCTCGCGGGCGGCGCGCGCACGTTGCTGCTCGACGAGCCCACGGCGGGCATGAACCGCGCCGAGGCCGCCCGCGCCATCGACCTGATCCGCGCGACCACGGCGGGCAAGACGCTGCTTTTGATCGAGCACGACATGGACGCGGTGTTCGGTCTCGCCGATCGGGTCTCGGTGCTGGTGCAGGGCCGCGTGATCGCCACCGGCACGCCCGCCGAAATTCGCGCCGATGCCGCCGTGCGCGAGGCGTATTTAGGCAACTTCGCGGGCAATTTCGCAGGCAACTTCGCGGGCAATATCGGGCACAACATCGAGCGCGACGGCGCAGGAGGCTTCACGCCATGA